CTTGGCGCGGATGACGCCGTTCATGGTTTTGAGCAGATCGTGCATGGTGAAGGGCTTCGGCAGCAGCGCATCAGCACCGGCGGCCTTTGCTGCCGCCAGAACATGCACGGCGGTAATCGTACTGTCAACGCCCTGCGACATGGCAACGACCTTGACGTGACCAAAGTCGGACTTGATCTGCGCCGTCCCCTCAATGCCGCCAATGCCGGGAATCAGGACAGCCGTCACCACAACATCGATCATGCCGAGATTGTGGTCGAAGAAGGCGTCCTCCATATTTGAAGTGTAGGACACCTTGTAGCCGACCTGCCTGAGCACAGCGCAGACATCATGACGCAGAAGTTCGTCATCTTCTATGACCAGAACGTGGTGATCTTTTGCACGCGCCCGGTGGTATGCGTTGGTATCGGCCAGAAGACCTTTAAGTTTTTCAGGATTGAACGGTTTCTGCAGTACGAAATCGGCGCTGCCGCCCTGCCCTGCATGACTTGAGATATCAATCTTGCCATCGCGCCGGACGCCATTGGACATGATGGCCAGCGGTGCATCCTGAGCGTCCTGGCGAATTTCACCAAGCAGGTCGATCGTCGTGCCGCGTTCGCCTTGGGAATCAAACAACAACAGATGGAAGCGACTGGACTTCAGCATACGCATGGCCATGCGCTGATCAAAGCTAAGAACAGATGTCCATTTCTGATCATGCAGCATCGTGGCGATGCGCTGCGCCTGATCACGGTTCTGATCCATGACGAGCACACTACCTAAACTCATACGGACACCAGATACAGACGCTATACAACACAGGCCCTTGTTAAGTTAAAAAGCCTTAAAAACCCCGTAAGTTTAAAGGTTAGCGCGTATTAATCAGTCACAGCAAAGACCATCCGTATGATTGCCTTGCACCTCGAACATCCCTATGTTCAACATCCATACGCCCCTGCAAGCCGACAAAGTTAAAAGAGCGATCATGCTGACCCTCATTTCCCCCGCCAAATCGCTCGACCTGACACCATTTGACATCGGCCTGGCGCCTACTGAAACGCGCTTTCCGGACCAGAGCCAAAAGCTTCTAACCGCCCTTAAGCGCCTGAAGCCCAAGCACATCGCCGAACTGATGGATATCTCCAAAGCCTTGAGCGACCTGAACTACGAGCGTTATCAGGGCTTTGAAAATCAGACGCCAGGCGCTTGCGTCTTCATGTTCGATGGTGATGTATATACCGGTCTTGAAGCGCGCACCCTGAATAAAGAAGGCGCGATGTGGGCGCAAACGCATCTCCGCATCCTGTCCGGTCTTTACGGTATCTTACGTCCACTCGACCTCATACGCCCCTACCGTTTGGAAATGGGTTCACACCTGAAAGTCGGTCGAGCGGAAACGCTTTATCAGTTCTGGGGCGATAGTCTCGCCAAGAGCCTCACGGCGGAATTGCAAGAGCAAGGCAGCGACACCGTGGTCAATCTGGCGAGCCAGGAATATGCCCGCGCCGCCCTGACCAAGGCGCTGAAAGCCAAGGTTGTCAGTCCACGTTTTCTGGAGATCAAAGGCAATCGGGCCAGGATCGTGTCCTTCTTCGCCAAGAAGGCG
The window above is part of the Asticcacaulis sp. MM231 genome. Proteins encoded here:
- a CDS encoding response regulator, with amino-acid sequence MSLGSVLVMDQNRDQAQRIATMLHDQKWTSVLSFDQRMAMRMLKSSRFHLLLFDSQGERGTTIDLLGEIRQDAQDAPLAIMSNGVRRDGKIDISSHAGQGGSADFVLQKPFNPEKLKGLLADTNAYHRARAKDHHVLVIEDDELLRHDVCAVLRQVGYKVSYTSNMEDAFFDHNLGMIDVVVTAVLIPGIGGIEGTAQIKSDFGHVKVVAMSQGVDSTITAVHVLAAAKAAGADALLPKPFTMHDLLKTMNGVIRAKEDDPEIDLAQAAVDAIFAR
- the yaaA gene encoding peroxide stress protein YaaA; translated protein: MLTLISPAKSLDLTPFDIGLAPTETRFPDQSQKLLTALKRLKPKHIAELMDISKALSDLNYERYQGFENQTPGACVFMFDGDVYTGLEARTLNKEGAMWAQTHLRILSGLYGILRPLDLIRPYRLEMGSHLKVGRAETLYQFWGDSLAKSLTAELQEQGSDTVVNLASQEYARAALTKALKAKVVSPRFLEIKGNRARIVSFFAKKARGLMARYMIDQRVDRIEGLKDFKIADYSFRADLSKDDDWVFTRTQPELLTKAKKAA